From the Rhinoraja longicauda isolate Sanriku21f chromosome 20, sRhiLon1.1, whole genome shotgun sequence genome, the window AGGCCACCCCCCCCGCCGGATCccactttgttctcggcggcccacCTGCTGGGTTGATCTCGGCCCGCCAGGTCGTTCGGCTCCGTGGTTCATCCCCGGAGCAAATTCATTTATTATAACTAGTTGTCGAGGTCCTGTGCACATTCCACTGAAAATATGTATTACAGCTTAAAATTATAATGTAATTATTTATTGGAATTGAAGTTTTTCGAGTATacagggaattaaaaaaaaacattctatCAGAATGTAGCTCCCAACTACAGGAATGAAAAAAAATAGCTAATTTTATTCATCTATTCCAATCTCTGTCTAACttaatgtgtgagaaggaactgcagatgctgcttttaaactgaagatagacacaaaaagctggagaaactcagcgggacagttagcaactctggagagaaggaatgggtgacgttctcagaagggtctcaacccgaaacgtcacccattccttctctccagagatgctgcctgtcccgctgagttactccagctttttgtgtctatcttctgtctgaTTTAAATTCTTCAAACCATGTCCTCTCACTTGTTCATAACAGATTTCGAAGCTTTATATTCTCAATGGAATCACATAAACCAGTGGTAGATTACTAATGGTGAAGTTATAAATTAGACATTAGAGGGCGCCTGGTACTGAATATTTTTGTGCATCAGTCCAAGGTTTTTGTTTACATTCACCATGATCCCTTTAAACAGAAGCTCCCATTGCTAAGTCATGTAAGGAATCTGGCCTTTCGTTTACCTTATACATTACAGCTTTTGCATATATATACATTACGCCTTAAGCATTCAGATGATTTAGATAACCTAATTCCACAATCCCTACGAAGCTGTCTCTCCCCAAACGACAACAATCAAGAGCCTgattccagagatagacacaaaatgccggagtaactcaacaggccaggcagcatctctggagaaaaagattctAGAGACTGACAAGCTTTGCATACCGAGGATATGAGATACCGAAACATGTCACACTGGCCAGTGTTGAGAACGCCAGCTGGAATTTCAGGGGTGGATCTTTGGCTGTGTTCGAACTTAAGCTCAGGGAACATTTAAGATCATTTCATTTAACATTTTAAACTCCTTGTTAAAGATGAACGAGGCACAGTTAAATGCTTATGGCACAAAGCATCTGACGAGAACTATTTCTGATGGTCATTGACTGGCCTCTTTAAAATGAGTAAGCTCATGACTCATGTCATGTATGTAGATTTATTTGAGAGTTTGCACTTTGTAAAGAATAGCATCCTGAGCGTGTTTGAGCACGACACATTCTTGAGCTTCAGATCATTGTCATTGTCAGTCAGGTGGGATGCTGCTGTCTCTGATATCATCACTCCCCTTGACATGGCGGCACACTGCCGCAGtgagtagacctgctgcctcacagcgccagagacccagcaacGATACTGACctcgaatgctgtctgtgtggagtttacgtaGAGTTTCgaaaagaagagggagtggctcagTGCCGCAGcgagtagacctgctgcctcacagcgccagacacccaggcacGATCCAGAACTCaaatgctgtctgcgtggagtttgcacgttctccctgtgaccaccttggTTCCCGCCTGCTACCTCGGTCTCCtcacacgtcccaaagacgtgcgggtttgtaggttaattgacctctgtaaacgaTTGCCCCTTGCgttgaaggaatggatgagaaagtggcataatTACTGTTGAAACACAAAGTAcatgctataacaccaggataagcactcaaccaagaaaaccaagcccaatgccaaagtagtatctaaactatcTTTTCACACTTAGAAATAggtataggaataggaatactttattgtcacatgtgacgaggcaaagtgagattctttgcctgcatgcacaatgtatacaaatagcagccacctacggcactattggggggggggggacacagcaCTCCGGCTTcccttttgtcccccccccttcccgcagttcccccacgccgggtccccattgtcctctgtgtcccccccccccccaattgtccattgttcttcccctccccactcacgacggtccccccacgcccagagaaggtgaatcgaggactagaggacataggtttaaggtgaaggtgaaaagatttaataggaatctgaagggtaactttttcacacaaagggtggtgggtgtatggaacgatctaccagcggaggcagttgaggcagggcccaacgtttaagaaacagttagataggtacaaggataggacaggtttggagggatatgtgccaaacgcaggcaggtgtagctggggcatgttggccggtgtgggcaagttgagccgaggggcttgtttccatgctttatggctATATGACTCTAAAAAGGTGCCTTTCTATTTCTTGTTCGCGTGCCCCTTTCCTCCAAGCTGTGAGGAAGAATGCCTACGAGATGGTATCGGTGTTGCTACAACATGGAGCACTTATTAACCGGCCCTGTGTGCGGCGATGGACAGCAATGCACGAAGCTGCTAAGCAAGGACATGACGACATGGTGGCATTACTGCTGAGGAACAGCGGGGGCATCAATCAGAAGGATGGGTATGGAGTAACACCTGTGGCCACGGCAGCTGCGTTTGGTCACTGCAGTGTCCTGGAGTATCTCATTCACAAAGGTACCGTCAAAACTCTTCTTTCCCAGTCTAGGGACAAAGAATGAGCATGGGAAATGGGAGTAGGGATGGCTCCTAAAAATTTGTTCCGCCGTTTAACATCATGGCAGATCTCCCATCTCAATCcttccttccagtctgaagaagggccccaacccaaaatgtcacttatctgtGTCcactaagttagacacaaaatgctggagtaactcagcgggaccggcagcaactctggagagaaggaatgggtgatgtttcgggtcaagacccttcttcggactgaagaagggtctcgatctgaattgtcacccattccttctctccagttgctgcctgtcctgttgagttgctctagcattttgtgtcagccctcgatttaaacgagcatctgcaattctttcctacacatgttcactagggatgttacctgacccgttaagttactccagcattttgtgccttcccaTCTCAACTCTGCTTTCTTGTTTGATATCTGTATCCCttaattaaccccccccccccccttttctgaatttctttagtcagagggtggtgaatctgtggaattcattgccacagaagggtgtggaggccaagtcagtggatatatttaaggcacagatagatagattcttgattagtactggtgtcagaggttataggcagagggcaggagaatagggttaggagggagagatagatcagccatggttgaatgacgtagacttgatgggccgaatggcctaattctgctcctatcaattatgaagtACGACACTTgaagcgggcggcacggtggcgcagcagtagagttgctgccttatagcgctatttttaaggtgcaaattgataggttcttgattagtatgggtgtcggtggttatggggaggagaatggggatgagagggaaagatagatcagccatgactgaatggcggagtagactggatgggccgaatggcctaattctgctcctgcaacatATGAACGTATGAATCTCTCAGCAAGGGCATGCAGAGGAAGTGTGCCGTTTATCTGGCCCATCTTATCCCAGCATGCGACCAATGCCTTGCCCACAGGAGGCGACATTCACGCCCGAGCAGACGATGGTGCCACGGTTCTCCATGAAGCTGCTGAAGGTGGGAATCCGGATTGTGTAACGGTGCTGCTGGAATATGGAGCCAAACCCAATGAACCGGACAATGCAGGTCACCTTCCTATTCACCGGGCAGCGCAAGAGGGACATTACCTGTGAGTAATATCGCAATGTGTTTACCGGGGCCAGTTTACCTTGTTTTAGCTCTTGCATGCAAATATGCAAGCTGATGGGGATCATTAGGTGAGACGCTAACCAGTTTGTCCGTTCACCCACCTTTAAAAATACTTGGAGCTGGAGCAGTCCCAGATCTAACTTGCTCAACAGCTTGTATTTGTGAGCGTGAATCATCTAGCAGAAGGCGGCTCTGCAGGTTATAATCCTATGACAGTGGGTGCTGTCAACTGACGTCAACCAAGGATCCCAGAGAGTAGGACGTGCACAGAATAGCATCTCTAATCCTGGGCTAATCATTAGCATCAATACCACACACCCAACTATATCTATGTCTACATCACATGCTGTGTGTTAAAGATCGTGGCCTACCTACAGCAAAGATCGTGGCCTACCTACAGCAAAGATCGTGGCCTACCTACAGCAAAGCAGTGGGGAAATATCAACGCTCTTTCCAGAAAGTCCTTCAAAATCACTGGAAGGACAAGTAAACAAATGGTTACATGTCTACCAGGCCAACATGGTCAGGATTCAGGTCCTAGATCTGCTCAGTCAGCTGGAACTGTGAGCTGCAAGACAATGTAGTTACCAGAAATCCGAAATCAAATTCCAGGATGCTGGGAGTACttcgcagatcaggcagcaaatgTACGGAGAGAAAACCCAAGTTAATGTAGacccggagaactgggaagatccttatgagaatgatcccagggataattgggttaacatatgatgagcatttgacggcactgggcctgtactcgctggagtttagaaggatgaggggggggacttcattgaaacttgccaaattgtgcaaggcctggatagagtggatgtggaaaggatgtttccactagtggagagtCCAGGAttagaggccatagtctcagaataaaaggacgttcctttagaaaggagatgaggaggaatttcttttgtcagaggatgGTGCATctctagattcttgactagtatgggttatggggagaaggggctgagagggaaagatagatcggccatgattgaatggcggaatagacttgatgagccgaatgacctcattctgctcctctatcatgaactgcagatgcttggttacaaaaaaagacacaaaatgcggaggaactcagcaggtctggcagcatctttggaggacatggacaggtgacattttgggtcagggcccttcttcagattaactgTAGTAggcggggggagaaagctggaagagaagggggtgggtggggggagggggtaagacaaagcttggcaagtggcaggtggatacaggtgaggagggggggttggatggcagatgggtggataaaggccagagatggaaaccCCAAAAAATGTAAGTTCAGGATCGAAGAGGtgggaaatgtgaagccagaggagggaataTAGGTGGTAGGGAACAGGGAAATGGGTGCTCATCCAAGTGGGCCATGGGGGTGAgatggggaaaagggggaggtggTGAAAAGGGGagggcgtttgtaggttaattaactaaaattggagaattcaatgttcatactgtttggttgtaagctgcccaagtggaattcaAGTTAAAGTTACAGATTGATGACGCTTCATCAGAACTGACCCGTTCTAACATGAACAGGAGAGGGTGGGTATCTGAATTCTGTGTCTATCCCCGAGGGTGGTAAGAACAGAGCAGAAGCTGTTCCTACACGTTTTTATTTGAGCAGTGGCTGGGactgccggtgtgggcaagttgggccgaagggcctgtttccacgctgtattactccaTGACTCAGTGTAAACGCTCAAAGACTGAGGTTACAGTGGGAGtggaatggagaattaaagtgacaaccAACAAGAACTCAAGatcgacacaaactgctggagtaactcagcgggtcaggctacatctctggagaataaaggtgggtgacgtttcgagtcgggacccttcttcccgacTGACATTGTGGAGACAGTCAGCCCGAAGAAAGgtccccacccaaaccatcaTCTATccctattctccaaagatgctgcctgacctgctgagttactccagcactttgtgtctatctttgatataaaccagcatctgccgtttctacGTTTTGGAAAACTCAAAATCATCTTTGACTACCAAATGGAAGTGCTCGCAAAGTGTTTAAGCGATCAGCTTTTCAGTTTAGTCAATGCTGGTGAACATTGTTACACTCGGAaggaatcttttttttaaactcacatCTGCATATTGCAATGAGAAGAAAATAAGGTGAACAAATCCTCAACCCTTTCATCTGAATTAGGCAGAATTAGAAGTTAATAAGCACGTCAAGAGGATTCAGATGCTCCAACTTGAATATATGTACTCCTCTTCCCcgtctgtttttttttttcataaaCCATATCAAAGTATCCTATTCATGGATTTTGTACCTCTTGAAAGAGGTTTTATTTATTTATCGATGACCACCTTCACCAACAGTGGCATCGGAGGAGCATGGACTGTTTGTGACATTCATGTTACTGGTGAACAACATGCTCGTGCTCAAAGATTGATAATCCCACCATTTAGATGGAGCTTGGCAGCATGTTCGGcactaacattgtgggccgaagggcctcttcctgtgctgcgctgttctatgttctgcagcTATCACGGTGATCAGGAAATTCTATTGCTCAAGGAACagatcatttaatttaatttagtttagagatatagcattgaaacaggcccttcggcacaccaagtccgcaccgaccaacgatcacccatacactagttccatcctacactttaaggacaattttacagaagccaattaacctacaaacctgcatgtattgggaatgtgggagggagccagagcacccagagaaaacccacatggtcacagggagaatgtgcaaattccgtacagacagcacccacagccagaattgaacccgggtctctggcgctgtaaggcagcaactctaccgctgcgccactgtgccaccttacttTATAAATCCTTTCTACTCAATCTCGATTACATCTACAACCACGTTTGATGCTATATTATTATTTGCAGGGCCTTGAAGCTTCTTATTCCAGTCACCCGTAAGTGTGCAATTAAGAAAAGTGGGATAAATCCAATCCATTTGGCTGCTGATAATGGCAGTACACAGTGCCTGGAATTGTTGATAGAAAGTGGATTTGATGTCAACGCAGTCATAAACGAAGAGATCGCCGCCACCTACGATGACAAGCGCAGAACGGCCCTGTTTATTGCCGTGTCCAATAACGATGTTGCCTGCACCGAGCTCCTGCTGAGAGGAAGCGCACGACAGAACCAAGATCCACTGTCCTGCCTCCTCGTCGCGGTGAGGGCAGGGAATCATGAACTCGTGCGCTTGCTTCTACGCCATGGTGCCAACGTTAACAGCTACTTCACGCTAATCAATGACACCCAGTTTCCCACTGCCATCCAGTACGCCGTACACGATGAGATGATGCTGAGACTCCTGCTCAACAATGGCTACAACGTACCAATGTGCTTTGACTGCATCCACACCGACAGCCTTGGAAGGTTTCATCTCCTTCCTTTTATTGAATCAAAGTCTTACATCACCTCGGTAAGTGACCTACTTCTGCCCACAGCCATGTATTGCAGGCCAATCCGCTTTTGCAGTGAATCGAGTCTGCAGTAGAACAATCATTGGATTTCACAGTAGTTGTTTtacaatttatatatttattcacTCATGCTATGTGGGTTCCGCAGGTAAAGCCAACAATTTTTACCCATCCCTGAAAACTATCTCAGACCAACACAAATTAGTCAATCAGTGTAGgaaccaaagacactagaggaacaagatagaccactcgactctgaaaaccgtagtatctcatggtgccattttagtaggcagaaacttgcagaaacattttaaaagaaaaattacaaaaatctgtgaattgatagat encodes:
- the LOC144603360 gene encoding ankyrin repeat and SOCS box protein 15-like, translating into MDVNTNLDYDHLTQYAIQQSLEEASDQPTRCNESILPLSKGNRQIVKAIRQGEICELQQLIKHKFALDEADEKGWFPLHEAAAQPIQQVLEIVLDSSYKTTWHQKTEDGESPLTLAAGAGILGNVQSLLEKRICPNLTNNKGETPLLIAVRKNAYEMVSVLLQHGALINRPCVRRWTAMHEAAKQGHDDMVALLLRNSGGINQKDGYGVTPVATAAAFGHCSVLEYLIHKGGDIHARADDGATVLHEAAEGGNPDCVTVLLEYGAKPNEPDNAGHLPIHRAAQEGHYLALKLLIPVTRKCAIKKSGINPIHLAADNGSTQCLELLIESGFDVNAVINEEIAATYDDKRRTALFIAVSNNDVACTELLLRGSARQNQDPLSCLLVAVRAGNHELVRLLLRHGANVNSYFTLINDTQFPTAIQYAVHDEMMLRLLLNNGYNVPMCFDCIHTDTFGIRDQHLSDELREALLKLMNLCYCLQFCEFITVPWMSHLVGRVVRALIDYVDYVSFCVKLKAVLEKQREWPEICHIMDNPRLLKHLCRLKIRKSMGQRQVQDPTCLALLPLPPALVDYLLYKEYDLYGRGLDPLC